A section of the Methanocaldococcus sp. FS406-22 genome encodes:
- the cfbE gene encoding coenzyme F430 synthase, whose amino-acid sequence MLIIDVNHGALTLAEEYLNLGYDVDVWDIYQKIKKSEDFKVKYQRLKEKFENKLNLFFEQPNFEKYDRIIAPIHCPIDVNFIPFTDAVSEILKEKFGDIYKKIINITGVKGKTTTTSLINHILKDKYSTYLHNSNSGSIAPPTILKILDNLDIDKYDFFIFETSLGLVKCKYGAITNVLENYKTAGGRRDALTAKFSSLKNAEMAFINRRDIKRYNLNISHKCLNVVNVDRAKILNEYPLKFEYFDEIFEFSKNIFGLHFVENSLFAIEVCKNLVDMDEIKERLKTFTIKNRMEIKEIDGKVLVKNINPGLDVKAISYAIKDFLEVFGGDIYIGGDFGVVCEEIDVKKLAEILKNFNCQYIFVGEIGRELLNYLNGEYIDRFNENKIKKNSLVILREKIG is encoded by the coding sequence ATGTTGATTATCGATGTCAATCATGGAGCTTTAACGTTGGCTGAGGAGTATTTAAATTTGGGCTATGATGTTGATGTATGGGATATTTATCAAAAAATAAAAAAATCAGAAGATTTTAAAGTTAAATATCAAAGATTAAAAGAGAAATTTGAAAATAAGTTAAATCTATTTTTTGAACAACCAAATTTTGAAAAATATGATAGAATTATAGCTCCAATTCACTGCCCAATAGATGTTAATTTTATCCCATTTACAGATGCTGTGTCTGAAATATTAAAGGAGAAATTTGGAGATATCTACAAAAAAATAATAAATATTACTGGAGTTAAGGGAAAGACAACAACAACATCTTTAATAAATCACATTTTGAAAGATAAATATTCGACATATCTGCATAATTCAAACTCTGGTTCTATAGCTCCACCAACTATTTTAAAGATTTTGGATAACTTAGACATTGATAAATATGACTTTTTTATATTTGAAACATCTTTGGGATTAGTTAAATGCAAATATGGGGCTATAACAAATGTATTAGAAAATTATAAAACAGCTGGTGGAAGGAGGGATGCATTAACTGCAAAATTCAGCTCATTAAAAAATGCTGAGATGGCTTTTATAAATAGGAGAGATATTAAAAGATATAACTTAAATATAAGCCATAAATGCCTAAATGTTGTTAATGTTGATAGAGCAAAGATTTTGAATGAATATCCTCTAAAATTTGAATACTTTGATGAGATATTTGAGTTCAGTAAGAACATCTTTGGATTACATTTTGTAGAAAACTCATTATTTGCCATAGAGGTTTGTAAAAATTTGGTTGATATGGATGAGATAAAAGAGAGATTAAAAACATTTACTATAAAAAATAGAATGGAAATTAAGGAGATAGATGGAAAGGTTTTAGTTAAAAATATCAACCCTGGTTTAGATGTAAAAGCTATTTCCTATGCTATAAAAGATTTTTTAGAAGTATTTGGTGGAGATATCTATATTGGCGGGGATTTTGGAGTTGTTTGTGAAGAAATTGATGTAAAAAAGCTGGCTGAAATATTAAAAAACTTTAATTGTCAATACATATTTGTTGGAGAGATTGGTAGAGAACTTTTAAATTATTTAAATGGAGAATATATTGATAGATTTAATGAAAATAAAATAAAGAAGAATTCTTTAGTTATCCTTAGAGAAAAAATTGGTTAA
- a CDS encoding type II toxin-antitoxin system VapC family toxin, whose translation MLWYATKTKKLFQTLYQICDYNCKITSITVFELHCGNLKENEMIMIDNLPKLNFDNKSAKIAGSIFKKLKKEGKIPPVKDLLIASICISNNVLLLTYDNDFKLFEKFGLKVKILE comes from the coding sequence ATGTTATGGTATGCTACAAAAACTAAGAAACTGTTCCAAACCCTATATCAAATTTGTGATTACAATTGCAAAATAACGTCTATAACTGTCTTTGAACTACATTGTGGGAATCTAAAAGAAAATGAAATGATAATGATTGATAATCTACCAAAATTAAATTTTGATAACAAATCTGCAAAGATTGCTGGTAGTATATTTAAAAAACTAAAAAAAGAAGGAAAAATTCCACCAGTAAAGGATTTATTAATAGCCTCAATATGTATATCAAACAACGTGCTTTTATTAACCTACGATAACGATTTTAAATTGTTTGAAAAGTTTGGTTTGAAAGTAAAAATCTTAGAATAG
- a CDS encoding antitoxin VapB family protein translates to MATISIDDDVYKELLKLKGNKSVSEFIRELLEERKRKNLDVFMIAFGSRSEEEIEKLKKELKEVEKWMQSLIQV, encoded by the coding sequence ATGGCAACTATATCTATAGATGATGATGTTTATAAAGAATTATTAAAATTGAAAGGTAATAAATCGGTTTCAGAATTCATAAGGGAGTTGTTGGAGGAGAGGAAGAGAAAAAACTTAGATGTGTTTATGATTGCATTTGGTTCAAGGAGTGAGGAGGAGATAGAAAAACTTAAGAAAGAACTTAAAGAGGTTGAAAAATGGATGCAGTCATTGATACAAGTGTAA
- the twy1 gene encoding 4-demethylwyosine synthase TYW1, which produces MIPEEIYKILRKQRYQIDNHTAVKLCGWVRKKMLEDKNCYKSKFYGIETHRCIQCTPSVIWCQQNCIFCWRVLPRDIGINIKEIKEPEWEEPEVVYEKILAMHRRIIMGYAGVLDRVGEKKFKEALEPKHVAISLSGEPTLYPYLDELIKIFHKNGFTTFVVSNGILTEVIEKIEPTQLYISLDAYDLDSYRRICGGKKEYWDSILNTLDILKEKKRTCIRTTLIRGCNDDILKFVELYERANVHFIELKSYMHVGYSQKRLKKEDMLQHDEILKLAKMLDENSSYKLIDDSEDSRVALLQNENRKINPKIFEE; this is translated from the coding sequence ATGATTCCAGAAGAAATTTACAAGATTTTGAGGAAGCAGAGATATCAAATAGACAATCACACAGCAGTTAAGCTATGTGGATGGGTTAGAAAAAAGATGTTAGAAGATAAAAATTGCTATAAATCAAAATTTTATGGTATTGAGACACATAGATGTATCCAATGCACACCATCAGTTATTTGGTGTCAGCAAAATTGTATATTCTGCTGGAGAGTCTTGCCAAGAGATATAGGCATAAACATAAAAGAAATTAAAGAACCAGAATGGGAAGAGCCAGAGGTTGTATATGAGAAAATTTTAGCTATGCATAGAAGAATAATTATGGGTTATGCTGGAGTGTTAGATAGAGTTGGAGAAAAAAAATTTAAAGAGGCATTAGAGCCAAAGCATGTGGCTATATCTCTATCTGGAGAACCAACTTTATACCCATATTTGGATGAGTTAATAAAAATCTTCCATAAGAATGGATTTACAACATTTGTTGTCTCAAATGGTATCTTAACAGAGGTTATTGAAAAAATAGAGCCAACTCAACTGTATATCTCATTAGATGCCTATGATTTGGATAGCTATAGAAGAATATGTGGAGGAAAGAAAGAGTATTGGGATAGTATCTTAAATACCTTAGACATTTTAAAAGAGAAGAAGAGGACATGCATAAGAACTACTTTAATTAGGGGATGTAATGATGATATCTTAAAGTTTGTAGAGCTTTATGAAAGAGCTAATGTCCATTTCATTGAGCTAAAATCTTATATGCATGTTGGCTATTCTCAAAAAAGATTGAAAAAAGAAGATATGTTACAACATGATGAAATCCTAAAATTAGCTAAGATGTTAGATGAAAACAGCTCATACAAATTAATTGATGATAGTGAAGATAGTAGAGTGGCGTTATTGCAAAATGAGAATAGAAAAATTAATCCAAAGATTTTTGAAGAATAA
- the comE gene encoding sulfopyruvate decarboxylase subunit beta: MYPKRIEIIKKIVENIGEKEIIVSNIGIPSKELYYVKDRERNFYMLGSMGLASSIGLGLALNCEDKVIVIDGDGSILMNLGSLSTIGYMNPKNYILVIIDNSAYGSTGNQKTHTSKNTNLEEIAKGCGLDAITTESLEEFEKEFKKALNEEKCKVIIAKAIPYNEKCPNIEIPPVVLKYRFMEAIKKN; encoded by the coding sequence ATGTATCCAAAGAGAATAGAGATAATCAAAAAAATCGTTGAAAACATTGGAGAGAAAGAAATAATAGTTAGCAATATTGGAATTCCTTCTAAAGAGCTGTATTATGTAAAAGATAGAGAAAGAAACTTTTATATGCTCGGTTCAATGGGATTAGCTTCTTCAATTGGTTTAGGATTAGCTTTAAATTGTGAAGATAAGGTTATAGTTATAGATGGTGATGGTTCTATATTGATGAACCTCGGCTCTTTATCAACAATTGGTTATATGAATCCAAAAAATTATATATTGGTTATAATAGATAATTCTGCTTATGGTTCTACAGGTAATCAAAAAACCCATACCAGCAAAAATACAAACTTGGAGGAAATAGCTAAGGGCTGTGGATTAGATGCAATAACAACAGAAAGCTTAGAAGAATTTGAAAAAGAGTTTAAAAAGGCTTTAAATGAAGAGAAATGTAAAGTCATTATTGCTAAGGCAATCCCATATAACGAAAAATGTCCTAATATAGAAATTCCGCCTGTTGTTTTGAAATATAGGTTCATGGAAGCTATTAAAAAGAATTAA
- the comD gene encoding sulfopyruvate decarboxylase subunit alpha, translating into MRGSLAIYNALKEANIDFICSVPCANLKNLLKLIDEDKNLTHIPTTREEEAFGICAGAYLAGKKTAILLQNSGIGNSINAIASLYKTFQIPTLLIISHRGDLKEQIPAQIPMGRWIEKLLDVCEIPTYKPKTPEEAYKLIKYASSYMYKISYPVALLFDALYWEYDLEE; encoded by the coding sequence ATGAGAGGTAGCTTAGCAATCTACAATGCTTTAAAAGAAGCTAATATAGATTTTATATGCTCTGTTCCATGTGCAAACTTAAAAAATTTGCTAAAATTGATTGATGAAGATAAAAATCTGACTCACATACCAACAACAAGAGAGGAAGAAGCATTTGGAATATGTGCTGGAGCGTATTTAGCGGGAAAGAAAACAGCAATATTACTGCAAAATTCAGGTATTGGAAATTCAATAAATGCCATTGCCTCATTATACAAAACCTTCCAAATCCCTACATTATTAATAATTAGCCATAGGGGGGATTTGAAAGAGCAAATACCTGCCCAAATACCTATGGGAAGATGGATTGAAAAATTGTTAGATGTTTGTGAAATCCCAACTTATAAACCAAAAACACCAGAAGAAGCTTATAAATTAATAAAATATGCCTCCTCTTATATGTATAAAATCTCATATCCAGTAGCTTTGTTGTTTGATGCACTATATTGGGAGTATGACTTAGAAGAGTAA
- the comA gene encoding phosphosulfolactate synthase, whose translation MRAFEFLYEDFQRGLTVVLDKGLPPKFVEDYLKVCGDYIDFVKFGWGTSAVINRDVIKEKINYYKDWDIKVYPGGTLFEYAYAKGKFDEFLNECEKLGFEAVEISDGSSDISLEERKKAIEKAKDNGFIVLTEVGKKLPEKDKQLTIEDRINLINFDLDAGADYVIIEGRESGKGIGLFDREGKVKEDELDILSKNVDINKVIFEAPQKSQQVAFILKFGSSVNLANIAFDEVISLETLRRGLRGDTFGKV comes from the coding sequence ATGAGAGCATTTGAATTCTTATATGAGGATTTCCAAAGAGGTTTAACGGTTGTGTTAGATAAAGGTTTGCCACCAAAATTTGTTGAAGATTACTTAAAAGTTTGTGGTGATTATATAGATTTTGTAAAGTTTGGTTGGGGAACTTCTGCAGTTATTAATAGGGATGTTATTAAAGAGAAAATTAACTACTATAAAGATTGGGATATTAAAGTCTATCCAGGGGGGACATTATTTGAATATGCTTATGCTAAAGGTAAATTTGATGAATTTTTAAATGAATGTGAAAAACTTGGATTTGAAGCTGTTGAAATTTCAGATGGTTCTTCAGATATAAGCTTAGAGGAAAGGAAAAAAGCCATAGAGAAGGCAAAAGATAATGGATTTATTGTATTAACTGAAGTTGGCAAAAAACTACCAGAAAAGGATAAACAACTAACCATAGAGGATAGAATCAATTTAATAAACTTTGATTTAGATGCTGGGGCAGATTACGTTATTATTGAGGGTAGAGAGAGTGGTAAAGGTATAGGGCTGTTTGACAGAGAAGGAAAGGTAAAGGAGGATGAATTAGATATCTTATCTAAAAATGTTGATATAAATAAAGTTATATTTGAAGCTCCGCAGAAGAGCCAGCAAGTAGCATTTATACTAAAATTTGGCAGTTCAGTTAATTTGGCAAATATTGCCTTCGATGAGGTTATAAGCTTAGAGACGTTGAGGAGAGGGCTTAGAGGAGACACATTTGGAAAGGTTTAG
- the radB gene encoding DNA repair and recombination protein RadB, with protein MLREILRGNVEKGIITQIYGLPGVGKTNICIINSINAIDFGKVIYIDTEGGLSIERIKQIAPDNYQKVLESMIIYNVFDFYEQDKIIQKELPLIANNASLIVVDNITSLYRLELSDEANKNIMLNKMLGNQVRTLLKLAKTNNLAVIITNQVRETVNGFEASGGRLLEYWSKCIVRLEKLNGDRLAILEKHLHAGEEKVRFRIVERGIEIID; from the coding sequence ATGCTTAGAGAAATTTTACGAGGAAATGTTGAAAAAGGGATAATAACTCAAATTTATGGCCTACCAGGAGTAGGGAAGACAAATATATGTATTATAAACTCAATAAATGCCATTGATTTTGGAAAAGTAATTTATATAGATACTGAAGGCGGATTATCAATAGAGAGAATTAAACAGATTGCTCCAGATAATTACCAAAAAGTTTTAGAAAGTATGATTATATATAATGTCTTTGATTTTTATGAGCAAGACAAAATTATACAAAAAGAGCTTCCATTAATTGCCAATAACGCAAGTTTAATTGTGGTTGATAACATAACATCTTTATATAGATTAGAGTTAAGTGATGAGGCAAATAAAAACATCATGCTCAATAAAATGCTCGGTAATCAAGTAAGAACCTTATTAAAGTTAGCTAAAACAAATAACTTAGCTGTTATAATAACCAATCAAGTTAGGGAAACAGTTAATGGCTTTGAAGCATCTGGAGGAAGGTTGTTAGAGTATTGGAGTAAGTGTATTGTTAGATTGGAAAAACTCAATGGAGATAGATTAGCCATATTAGAAAAACATCTACATGCTGGAGAGGAGAAAGTAAGATTTAGAATAGTTGAGAGAGGAATAGAGATTATTGACTAA
- the frhD gene encoding coenzyme F420-reducing hydrogenase, FrhD protein: MKKKDILIVGCGNLLFGDDGFGCEVISKLEKMELPDNVEVIDAGASGAYYLMTLVDEDIKKIIVVDAIDFGLEPGTIKKIDVDELPNIKKYSFDAHNVPLAPFLKDLHDNGVEVVVIGCQGKEFTMPDIKPGLSEEVAKAVDKAIEMILEEINK; encoded by the coding sequence ATGAAGAAAAAAGATATACTAATTGTTGGTTGTGGAAATCTGTTGTTTGGAGATGATGGTTTTGGGTGTGAAGTTATCAGCAAATTAGAAAAAATGGAACTACCAGATAATGTTGAGGTTATTGATGCTGGGGCTAGTGGAGCTTACTATCTAATGACCTTAGTTGACGAAGACATTAAGAAGATTATCGTTGTTGATGCCATTGATTTTGGTTTAGAGCCTGGAACAATAAAAAAGATAGATGTTGATGAATTGCCAAACATTAAAAAATATTCCTTTGATGCCCATAATGTCCCATTAGCTCCATTCCTTAAAGATTTACATGATAATGGAGTAGAAGTTGTGGTTATTGGTTGCCAAGGTAAAGAATTTACAATGCCAGATATAAAGCCAGGATTGTCTGAAGAAGTTGCTAAAGCTGTAGATAAAGCCATAGAGATGATTTTAGAAGAGATAAATAAATAA
- the pyrF gene encoding orotidine-5'-phosphate decarboxylase → MPKLMLALDVLDKEEALKIAEDVKDYVDAIKVGYPLVLSSGIEIIGDIKKLCNKEVICDFKVADIPATNEKIAKITLKYADGIIVHGFVGEDSVKAVQDVAKKLNKKVIMVTEMSHPGAIQFLQPIADKLAEMAKKLKVDAIVAPSTRPERLKEIKNIAGLPIITPGVGAQGGKVEDIINILDDNDYVIVGRAIYQSENPKEAAKKYKEMLNK, encoded by the coding sequence ATGCCAAAGTTAATGTTGGCTCTCGATGTTTTGGATAAAGAAGAAGCTTTAAAGATAGCTGAAGATGTTAAGGATTACGTTGATGCCATAAAAGTTGGATACCCGTTAGTTTTATCTTCTGGAATAGAAATTATAGGAGATATAAAAAAACTTTGCAATAAAGAAGTTATATGTGATTTTAAGGTTGCAGATATCCCAGCAACAAACGAGAAGATAGCAAAAATAACACTAAAATATGCTGATGGAATAATAGTTCATGGTTTTGTTGGAGAGGATTCTGTTAAAGCTGTGCAAGATGTTGCTAAAAAGCTAAACAAAAAAGTAATAATGGTTACTGAAATGAGCCACCCTGGAGCTATTCAATTTCTACAACCAATAGCCGATAAATTAGCAGAGATGGCTAAAAAGCTTAAAGTTGATGCTATTGTAGCTCCATCAACAAGGCCTGAAAGGCTTAAAGAAATTAAAAATATTGCTGGATTACCAATAATAACCCCAGGAGTTGGCGCTCAGGGAGGGAAGGTCGAAGACATAATAAATATTCTGGATGATAACGATTACGTTATTGTTGGAAGGGCAATATATCAATCAGAAAATCCAAAAGAAGCAGCTAAAAAATATAAAGAAATGTTAAACAAGTGA
- a CDS encoding ferredoxin family protein has product MIKEIELLKKIREFLILNLEIKKLMQELDVDKDIYEAYEEVTKIVREPNIKLYRQYYDAIKEMFYEEYGKKRKDIPWFPKIDYSKCKNCKKCISFCPRGVYDVENGRVVVKYPYSCIVNCNACSIMCCENKAITFPDEKIS; this is encoded by the coding sequence TTGATAAAGGAAATCGAACTTTTAAAGAAAATAAGGGAATTTCTTATCTTAAATTTAGAGATTAAAAAGCTTATGCAAGAATTAGATGTAGATAAAGACATCTATGAAGCTTATGAAGAAGTAACAAAAATTGTTAGAGAACCAAATATTAAACTTTATAGACAGTATTATGATGCTATAAAAGAGATGTTTTATGAAGAATATGGAAAGAAGAGAAAAGATATTCCTTGGTTTCCAAAAATTGATTATAGTAAATGTAAAAATTGTAAAAAATGTATCTCTTTTTGTCCAAGAGGAGTTTATGATGTAGAAAATGGCAGGGTTGTTGTTAAATATCCATATAGTTGTATAGTTAATTGTAATGCCTGCTCTATAATGTGCTGTGAAAATAAAGCTATAACTTTTCCAGATGAAAAAATATCTTAA
- the purT gene encoding phosphoribosylglycinamide formyltransferase 2 has protein sequence MAIGTPLLKGSVKFLLLGSGELGKEVVIEAQRLGIECIAVDRYQNAPAMQVAHKSYVIDMKDYDALMAIIEREEPDYIVPEIEAINTDALIDAEKEGYNVVPTAEATKITMNRELIRRLAAEKLGLRTAKYAFADSLEELRDAVEKLGLPCVVKPIMSSSGKGQSVVRSEEDIEKAWKIAKEGARGIGNRVIVEEFINFDYEITLLTARTAEGTKFCEPIGHIQIDGDYHESWQPHDMSDELKKKAQDIAKKVTDALGGYGIFGVELFVKGDEVIFSEVSPRPHDTGMVTMITQEMSEFEIHVRAILGLPVSTKLIHPGASHVIKAEINKYAPKYHIEEALKVPNTKLRLFGKPNAKVGRRMGVALAYADSVEKARELAEKCAHAVKIE, from the coding sequence ATGGCAATTGGGACACCTCTCTTAAAGGGAAGTGTGAAATTTTTATTGTTAGGGAGTGGTGAGTTAGGAAAAGAGGTTGTTATTGAAGCTCAAAGATTGGGGATTGAGTGTATAGCTGTTGATAGGTATCAAAACGCCCCAGCTATGCAAGTAGCTCACAAAAGCTATGTTATTGATATGAAAGATTATGATGCATTGATGGCAATTATTGAGAGAGAAGAACCAGATTATATTGTTCCTGAAATTGAAGCAATAAATACAGATGCATTAATAGATGCTGAAAAAGAAGGATATAACGTTGTCCCAACAGCTGAAGCTACAAAAATAACCATGAATAGGGAGTTAATAAGAAGATTAGCTGCTGAAAAATTGGGATTAAGAACTGCTAAATATGCTTTTGCAGATTCTTTAGAAGAGTTGAGAGATGCTGTTGAAAAACTTGGTTTGCCTTGTGTAGTTAAGCCAATCATGTCATCATCTGGAAAGGGGCAGAGTGTAGTTAGAAGTGAAGAAGATATTGAAAAAGCATGGAAGATAGCTAAAGAAGGAGCAAGGGGAATAGGAAATAGAGTTATTGTTGAAGAGTTTATAAACTTTGATTATGAGATAACTTTATTAACTGCAAGAACTGCTGAAGGGACTAAGTTTTGTGAGCCAATAGGGCATATACAAATAGATGGTGACTACCACGAAAGCTGGCAACCTCATGACATGTCAGATGAGTTGAAAAAGAAAGCTCAAGATATAGCTAAGAAGGTTACAGATGCATTAGGAGGATATGGAATCTTTGGTGTTGAGTTGTTTGTTAAAGGGGATGAGGTTATATTTAGCGAGGTTTCACCAAGACCTCACGATACAGGAATGGTTACAATGATAACCCAAGAGATGAGTGAGTTCGAGATTCATGTTAGAGCTATTTTAGGGTTGCCAGTATCAACAAAACTTATTCATCCAGGGGCAAGCCATGTAATAAAGGCAGAGATAAATAAATATGCTCCAAAATACCATATAGAGGAAGCTTTAAAAGTGCCAAACACTAAGTTGAGATTGTTTGGTAAGCCAAATGCAAAAGTTGGTAGGAGAATGGGTGTTGCTTTAGCTTATGCCGATTCTGTAGAAAAAGCGAGAGAATTGGCCGAAAAATGTGCCCATGCAGTTAAAATTGAATAA
- a CDS encoding TIGR04013 family B12-binding domain/radical SAM domain-containing protein, whose amino-acid sequence MEENTALVVYYTKLHKNSFNALIGALEVDEYFDNFPIYFANKKDIFNLEGILKKHDKVVIAISFFTTELWKTYDLINELKSKYQNYRDKIIYLAGGPHPTGDPKGTLKLGFDVVCIGEGEETFPELIKAVNENEDYKKVKGIAYLDDNKFIYTGKRKHVDLNKYPPFPVKHNKFGHIEITRGCPYGCYFCQTPRIFGKNVRHRSIENICKYVEIMAERNLKDIRFITPNAFGYGSKDGKTLNIDKVEKLLENIREILGNNGRIFFGTFPSEVRPEHVNDETVDLILKYADNKSLVVGAQSGSQRILDLCHRGHTVEDIYNAVTTAIKKGISVSLDFIFGLPGETEEDVEKTIKVMKDLIKMGAKIHAHTFMPLPQTPFAKANPGVVNKKIIRAMRHEIPKGIFYGTWHNQQILAEKISKYLQTGEL is encoded by the coding sequence ATGGAAGAAAACACTGCTTTGGTAGTTTATTATACAAAACTACACAAAAACAGTTTCAATGCATTGATTGGGGCTTTGGAAGTGGATGAATATTTTGATAACTTCCCAATATATTTTGCTAATAAAAAAGACATTTTTAACTTAGAGGGTATTTTAAAAAAGCATGATAAGGTTGTTATTGCCATATCTTTCTTTACAACTGAACTCTGGAAGACTTATGATTTAATTAATGAACTGAAATCTAAATATCAAAATTATAGAGACAAAATTATCTACTTAGCTGGGGGACCTCATCCAACAGGAGACCCAAAGGGAACATTAAAGTTAGGATTTGATGTTGTTTGTATAGGAGAGGGAGAAGAGACATTTCCAGAACTTATTAAAGCAGTTAATGAAAATGAAGATTATAAAAAAGTTAAAGGAATAGCATATTTAGATGATAACAAATTTATTTACACTGGAAAAAGAAAACATGTTGATTTAAATAAATATCCGCCATTTCCTGTAAAGCATAATAAATTTGGACATATAGAGATAACAAGAGGTTGCCCTTATGGCTGCTATTTCTGTCAAACACCAAGAATATTTGGAAAGAATGTAAGGCATAGAAGTATTGAAAATATCTGTAAATACGTTGAAATAATGGCTGAAAGAAATTTGAAAGACATTAGGTTTATAACACCAAATGCCTTTGGCTATGGTTCTAAAGATGGAAAAACATTAAATATTGATAAGGTTGAAAAGTTGTTGGAAAATATTAGAGAAATTTTAGGTAATAATGGGAGAATATTTTTTGGAACATTCCCTTCAGAAGTTAGGCCAGAGCATGTTAATGATGAAACTGTTGATTTAATTTTAAAATATGCTGATAACAAAAGTTTAGTTGTTGGAGCTCAATCTGGTAGCCAAAGAATATTGGATTTATGCCATAGAGGGCATACAGTTGAAGATATATATAACGCAGTAACTACTGCAATAAAAAAAGGTATTAGTGTTAGTTTAGATTTTATTTTTGGGCTTCCAGGAGAGACTGAAGAAGATGTAGAAAAGACGATAAAGGTTATGAAAGATTTAATAAAGATGGGTGCTAAAATACATGCTCATACTTTTATGCCATTGCCACAAACACCTTTTGCAAAGGCAAATCCTGGGGTAGTTAATAAAAAAATAATAAGAGCTATGAGACATGAGATTCCTAAAGGTATATTCTATGGAACATGGCACAATCAGCAAATATTGGCCGAAAAAATATCAAAATATTTGCAGACTGGGGAGTTATAA